The nucleotide sequence CGTCGGTCATGACCAGCATTTCCGCCTCTTCCATCCACCGCTCGACGGCGTAGCGGACGGTCTGCATCGGTGCGGAGAGAAAGGTGCGGGTCAGCCTGCCCTCCTCTTCGCTGAAGCCGGCGAGCACCTCGCAGCGGCTCATGACCTCGCGGGCGAGGGGCTCGGCACCGAGGTCTACGGGCTCCTCCACTAGCTGCCCCGGTAGGTGCTGTAGCCCCAGGGCGCTAAGAGCAGCGGCACGTGGTAGTTGTGGCCGGCGTCGGCGACGCCGAAGCGCACGGGCACCTCGTCCAAGAACTTGGGCTCGGGCAGCGAGAGGCCCGCGCGCTCGAGATAAGCGCCCACCCGAAAGACGAGCTCGTAGACGCCGGGCTCGAGCGCGCTCCCCTCGAGGAGCGGCACATCGGTGCGCCCGTCGGCGTTGGTGGTGACCGTCGTGAGGAGCTTGCGCTCGCCGCCCAAGCGCCACAGTTCGACCTCGAGGCCGGCGGCCGGGCGGCCACGGGCGGTGTCGAGGACGTGGGTGCTCAGGCGGCCCACGGCGTACTCCGGCTCGATGGTTCGGTGGCTCGAGCGCGTCGATCCCCCCTGCCCCCCTTGGCGAGGGGGGTGGTGAAGCTGGAGAGTTGAGCCTTAGCCATCCTGCTCTCCTTGCGTCATGGTGAGGGCGATCTGGCCGTAGGGGGGATGGGGGTCCCGGTAGACCTTGCGCCCCTCGTCCTCTTCGGCGACGAAGGCGGTGTCCCAGAGCCTGTTCTGCGCCTCGAAGGAGACCTCGGCAAGCTGCGGGAAGCGGCTCAGGATGCGCCCGCCCATCTCATGCAGGAGGTGCTGGATCGACATGCTGACGAAGTCGTGAAAGACGGCCCCGACCACGTCGCGGACCTGCTCGGCGGCGACGTAAAGGCTGTGGTCCTCGGCTATGAGGTCGCCTACCTTGTCGTAGCGCCAGTAGACGTCCAAAAAGATGTAGAGCGGCCGGTCGACGCGCTCGGGCAGGGTGGTGTGGGCGTCGCGGAAGAAACCGGCAAAGGAGGAGCCGCTCACCTTGACGAGCTTCAGGCCCAGACGGCCGCAGCGGTGACCAGTCACCCTGACGCCCCCGTCATGGCGGCTGAACTCGAGCTCGGCGAAGCCGCAGTCGCCCCCGCTCGGGCTGAAGAGCCTTTCGCTGCGGGTAAAGCCTCCCTCACCGGGCACGGTCGCCGCTTCGAAGGGAAGCTCCTTGCCCTGGAGCCTGAGCGCTTCCATCTGCGGGTAGGTCTCCAAAAAGCGCCTGCCGAGAAAGTCCAAAAAGCCTTCCTGTGTCGCCCCCTCGTAGTCGAGCGCGCCTTTGAGGACGAAGTTCTTCATGCTGTCGGTGGCGACGACCATGGTGTTGTCGCCCGCGGTGTAGGCGGGTTTGAAGTTGTCGCCGTAGACCCTCACGTCCACGTCGGCGGCGAAGAGGATGTTCTCGCGGCCCCCAAAGGCGGAC is from Deinococcota bacterium and encodes:
- the pucL gene encoding urate oxidase; this translates as MIRATHYGKSNVALYRSYAKPLRGLTPVPESAFGGRENILFAADVDVRVYGDNFKPAYTAGDNTMVVATDSMKNFVLKGALDYEGATQEGFLDFLGRRFLETYPQMEALRLQGKELPFEAATVPGEGGFTRSERLFSPSGGDCGFAELEFSRHDGGVRVTGHRCGRLGLKLVKVSGSSFAGFFRDAHTTLPERVDRPLYIFLDVYWRYDKVGDLIAEDHSLYVAAEQVRDVVGAVFHDFVSMSIQHLLHEMGGRILSRFPQLAEVSFEAQNRLWDTAFVAEEDEGRKVYRDPHPPYGQIALTMTQGEQDG
- the uraH gene encoding hydroxyisourate hydrolase; the protein is MGRLSTHVLDTARGRPAAGLEVELWRLGGERKLLTTVTTNADGRTDVPLLEGSALEPGVYELVFRVGAYLERAGLSLPEPKFLDEVPVRFGVADAGHNYHVPLLLAPWGYSTYRGS